The DNA segment TGTTCTCCGGCTCCCGGACCAATATCGACCAGCCAGTCTGCCTGGCGGATCGTATCTTCGTCGTGTTCGACAACGATGAGGGTGTTTCCCAGATCGCGCAACCGGTTGAGAGCTTCGAGGAGTTTCTCATTATCTCGCTGATGGAGTCCGATAGAAGGCTCGTCGAGAACATAGAGCACGCCGACAAGCCCGGCTCCGATCTGGGTGGCGAGGCGAATACGTTGAGCTTCACCACCAGAGAGCGTGCCGGCTGCGCGCGAGAGAGTGAGGTAGTCCAGGCCAACGGAGACGAGGAAGGTCAACCGTTCGATGATCTCGCGAAGCACTTGCTGCGCAATTTTGCGTCCGCGCTCATCGAGATCAATATGGGTGACGTATTCGAGGGCTTCCCCGATCGGAAGGTCGGTCAGCTGCGCAATATTGAGTTCGCCAACGCGCACTGCGAGGACTTCGGGGCGCAACCGTGCGCCGTCACAGACCGGACAGGCGACTTCACGCATAAAACCTGCGTAACGTTCCTTCGACCAGTCTGATTCGGTTTCATCGTGCTTGCGCTTGACGAAGTTCAACACGCCTTCGAAGCCGGAGGAATACACCTTTTCCCGGCCCCACCGGTTACGGTACTTCATTTTGACTTTGAAATCCCGGCCCCGCAAGATCGCTTCTTTTACTTCTTTGGGGAGTTTCTTCCACGGGGTGGTGAGCTTGAAGCCCATATCTTCGGCGAGGCTGGCGAGCTGACGTTGATAGTAATCACGGGCGCTTGCAGATGCGGTCACCGACCACGGCAGAATTGCGCCATCTTCAATCGATAGCGATTCGTCAGGGATGACAAGTTCGGGATCGACCTGCAACTTAAATCCAATGCCATCGCATTCTGGGCAAGCACCATAGGGTGCGTTGAAAGAGAATGTGCGTGGCTCAATTTCTTCAAGTTCAAGCGGGTGATCGTTCGGGCAGGAACGATGCTCGGAAAAACGGCGTTCTTTTTCAGGATCGTCTGTCTCGCGATCGACATATTCGATCACCACAACGCCTTTGGATAGCCGCAGGGCATTTTCTACCGAATCGTTTAACCGGGAACGGATACCGTTCCGGATAGCGAGGCGGTCAACAACGACGTCGATATCGTGCTTGTAGGTTTTCGCTAACGCAGGTGCCTCATCAAGACGGTAAACAGTGCCGTCAATACGAGCACGCGAATAGCCATCGGTTTGCAACTGTTTAAGTAACTCGAGATGTTCGCCCTTGCGGCCGCGAACGACGGGCGCCAGAATATGTAGGCGGGTCCTATCCTCTTCTTCGAGGAGCCGGTTGACGATCTGCTCTGCTGACTGCGCCTCGATCAGCGCATTACAGACCGGACAGTACTGCGTTCCAGCACGTGCATAAAGCAAGCGCAAGTAGTCATAGACTTCGGTAATCGTACCCACGGTCGAACGCGGGTTACGGTTGGTGGATTTCTGATCGATAGAGACCGCTGGCGATAGTCCTTCAATGAAGTCCACTGCCGGCTTATCCATCTGGCCTAAGAACTGGCGCGCATACGACGATAACGACTCAACATATCGGCGTTGCCCCTCGGCAAAGATAGTATCGAATGCCAAAGACGACTTTCCTGATCCGGAAAGCCCAGTAAATACCACCATTTTGTCACGCGGAATATCGAGCGTGACATTACGTAGGTTATGTTCTCTTGCACCTTGGATATGGATTGATTCATGCACGTCTTAGATCATACCGACCAGCTCCGTCACGTTTCCATGCCAGTTTTCCATCAGCACAACGTAGAATAGGACACATGAACACATTTGCAGTTATATACACGTACGATCCAGACCAAACCGAACTAACATCGCAGGTGCGTCCACGCCACCGCGAATTCCTCAAATCCCTCTTCGATACAGGTGCGCTTAAAGCTTCCGGCCCAATCTCCGGTGGCCGCGCACTCATCGTCGTCGAAGCGGAATCTGCTGACGGTGCCCGTGAACTCTTGTCTCGCGACCCGTTCAATGAAGCCGGTGTTATCAGTGATATCGACGTCGCCGAATGGACTGTTATTTACGGGCCATGGGCGTAATCTCACGATACGCTACCCGCTTTGACCTGCTGATTACCGGGATCATCACCGCCCTCATCGTCGGCTTGATGGTCCCGGTTTCACCCGGGACACTCCGGTTTCTTTCAGGTGGTGCCGACGCTGGAGTCGCACTTGTTTTTCTGCTCTACGGGATGCGTCTATCCACCCGTGAAGTCCTGCGTGGCTTGACCAATATTCGACTTCAAGGCTTCATTCTCGTCGCCACATTCGTCATTTTTCCCCTCCTAAGCTGGGGGTTGTCGCAACTGGTCACACCGCTCGTCGGGCCCGACTTTGCTTTGGGGATCTTGTTCTTGGGTCTTCTACCGTCAACCGTGCAGTCCTCAGTGACTTTCGTATCCATCGCCCGCGGAGATATTGCCTCCGCAATCGCGGCAGCGACGGTATCTAATATCGCCGGGATGTTCATCACCCCTGCCTTAGTGATGGCATTCATGGATATTTCCGGGGCATCGACCGGCGGTTTTACATCCGTCCTCACCAAGCTCCTCTTGCCGTTCATCATCGGGCAATGCCTACAACCGTGGTGTGGCGATTGGATTCGCGCCCGCCGTCATCTCACCAAACGCAGCGATACCGCAGCGATCATCCTCGTAGTACTCTCAGCGACTTTGTCTGCGACCGCTGATGGCGCGTGGACCGTAGTGACACCTGGTTCCCTTCTGGTGTTGGTAACTGTCCTCGTCGCGCTGCTCATCGCAATGCTCGCCATCACCTGGTTTGGTGCTCAGCGCCTACCTCGAGCAGAACGTATAGTCGCGCTCATGTGCGGTTCAAAGAAATCCTTGGCCACCGGACTGCCGATGGCCAAAGCCCTATTCCCCACGAATATGGTGGGAACCATTGGTATTCCGGTGATTATCTTCCACCAGTTGCAGTTGATGGTGTGTGCGGTTATCGCACGCAAACTATCTAGGAGTCACTCATGAATACCGCATCACTCTATCCACCTAAGTCTCGCCTAGCCCTCCTAATTCTCCGTCGCTAAAAGTAGAAAGCAAAGAGATACCACTTTTGGAATATCGTTGGTTCATTTCTGAGCGAAGCGAGGAAACGTAACCTCTCAACCTCATAGACATGCCGAGTATCGCTCCCTTACGATTCATCCGCCTTGTCACCAATCGGAGTATTGACAAGATAAAGTGAGACATATATCATGTGACGTGCATGGGAGTTCCATGCTTGTGACTATTAGGA comes from the Arcanobacterium phocisimile genome and includes:
- the uvrA gene encoding excinuclease ABC subunit UvrA; amino-acid sequence: MHESIHIQGAREHNLRNVTLDIPRDKMVVFTGLSGSGKSSLAFDTIFAEGQRRYVESLSSYARQFLGQMDKPAVDFIEGLSPAVSIDQKSTNRNPRSTVGTITEVYDYLRLLYARAGTQYCPVCNALIEAQSAEQIVNRLLEEEDRTRLHILAPVVRGRKGEHLELLKQLQTDGYSRARIDGTVYRLDEAPALAKTYKHDIDVVVDRLAIRNGIRSRLNDSVENALRLSKGVVVIEYVDRETDDPEKERRFSEHRSCPNDHPLELEEIEPRTFSFNAPYGACPECDGIGFKLQVDPELVIPDESLSIEDGAILPWSVTASASARDYYQRQLASLAEDMGFKLTTPWKKLPKEVKEAILRGRDFKVKMKYRNRWGREKVYSSGFEGVLNFVKRKHDETESDWSKERYAGFMREVACPVCDGARLRPEVLAVRVGELNIAQLTDLPIGEALEYVTHIDLDERGRKIAQQVLREIIERLTFLVSVGLDYLTLSRAAGTLSGGEAQRIRLATQIGAGLVGVLYVLDEPSIGLHQRDNEKLLEALNRLRDLGNTLIVVEHDEDTIRQADWLVDIGPGAGEHGGEIVFSGKPADVVDSPRSITGQYLTGKRAIVVPTERRKIVKKNQITVSGATENNLDNVTVKFPIGVFTAVTGVSGSGKSSLVNSILYKVLANELNRARSLPGRHKKVTGLEELDKVVHVDQSPIGRSPRSNPATYTGMWDPIRKLFAETQEAKVRGYGPGRFSFNVKGGRCEACSGDGTIKIEMNFLPDVYVPCEVCHGARYNSETLQVHYKGKNVAEVLDMTISEAREFFGNVQRIAKYLEMLELVGLGYIRLGQPATTLSGGEAQRVKLASELHRRSTGRTVYVLDEPTTGLHFEDVRKLLSVLQSLTDKGNTVIVIEHNLDVIKSADWVIDLGPEGGKGGGRLIAEGTPEDVARVEESHTGRFLKPILTSAGTL
- a CDS encoding YciI family protein, translated to MNTFAVIYTYDPDQTELTSQVRPRHREFLKSLFDTGALKASGPISGGRALIVVEAESADGARELLSRDPFNEAGVISDIDVAEWTVIYGPWA
- a CDS encoding bile acid:sodium symporter family protein: MGVISRYATRFDLLITGIITALIVGLMVPVSPGTLRFLSGGADAGVALVFLLYGMRLSTREVLRGLTNIRLQGFILVATFVIFPLLSWGLSQLVTPLVGPDFALGILFLGLLPSTVQSSVTFVSIARGDIASAIAAATVSNIAGMFITPALVMAFMDISGASTGGFTSVLTKLLLPFIIGQCLQPWCGDWIRARRHLTKRSDTAAIILVVLSATLSATADGAWTVVTPGSLLVLVTVLVALLIAMLAITWFGAQRLPRAERIVALMCGSKKSLATGLPMAKALFPTNMVGTIGIPVIIFHQLQLMVCAVIARKLSRSHS